The Alphaproteobacteria bacterium DNA window CCGAACTCGCGCATGCGGCTCTTCAGCTTCTCGATGCGCATCACGTCCTCGACGCGCCGGTCGAGGAACGCCCAGGTGGCGGAGAAGCCCTCGCTGCGATCGTTGAGCCAGAACAGCAGGGTCGAGGAGTAGACGCCCGCCAGCAGCGCGCGCTTGGTGTAGAAGTTGAAGTCCGTCGCGGTGTCGCCGGCGGCGTACCAGATGGCGTCGACCGTGCGATACAGCAGCCTGCTCGCCAGCAGGCCGTTGAACGGCAGGGCCAGCATCGCCAGCGCGCGCCGGATCGCCTCGCGATGCACGACGTTCTGCTCAAGCCGCATACGCACGCCCAGGGTCACCCGCTCGCGCACCTTCAGGCTGGCGACGTCGCGCCGCTCCATCTCCTCGACCAGCAGCCGGTCGGCCCTGAGGCTGTGCCAGGCGATCATGTCGATCATCCCCCCGGGAAAGGCCAAAGTGGCCTCGTCGCGGGTGATCGCGCCCGCCCGCACGGCGCTGTCGATCGCCGCGCGCGTCCAGCCGTCGAACGGCACGTGCGCGAGCACGGCGTCAAGAACCTTGTCTTTCAAGGGGTTAGCGGTCGGCTCGTCGGTGCTCATGGCGCATCCCTCGGGCGGTGGTCAGCGTTGTATATGGCGGGCCGGGCAGGCTTCCCAACCCCCAGGACCTGTGTTAGAAGCCCGGCCTTCGAAATTCCGGGCCCCGTGGGGCCCCTTCGGCGATTGGAGCTC harbors:
- a CDS encoding COQ9 family protein yields the protein MSTDEPTANPLKDKVLDAVLAHVPFDGWTRAAIDSAVRAGAITRDEATLAFPGGMIDMIAWHSLRADRLLVEEMERRDVASLKVRERVTLGVRMRLEQNVVHREAIRRALAMLALPFNGLLASRLLYRTVDAIWYAAGDTATDFNFYTKRALLAGVYSSTLLFWLNDRSEGFSATWAFLDRRVEDVMRIEKLKSRMREFGTRATSSARPAG